The Hoplias malabaricus isolate fHopMal1 chromosome 9, fHopMal1.hap1, whole genome shotgun sequence genome contains a region encoding:
- the cop1 gene encoding E3 ubiquitin-protein ligase COP1 isoform X2 — protein sequence MSSGRQQHQSGGGSSGGGGSGTEAGSVPGTSSGNSSSPNGGAAANRGSIIANANANANPNGGGVSSRTEALLSASQSGRAGSSGASYSRKRTLYNGLINPYEDKSNDFVCPICFEMIEEAHMTKCGHSFCYKCIRQSLEDSNRCPKCNYIIDNVDQLYPNFLVNELILKQKQRSEEKRLKRDHPNGTKWQFFQDVLGTDQENLDLANVNYMLELLVQKKKQLEAESQEAQRQILMEFLKEARRNKREQLEQLQKELNFLEEDIKRVEEMSGLYSTVSDMDSNLDSTVPQFGEAHSPAHNSMIEPTEYIQPPQFGGSSQGKRQTWYNSTLASRRKRLTAHFEDLEQCYFSNRMSRITDDSRTVNQLDDFMECLSKFTRYNSVRPLATLSYASDLYNGSSIVSSIEFDRDCDYFAIAGVTKKIKVFEYGTVIQDAVDIHYPVNEMTCNSKISCISWSSYHKNLLASSDYEGTVILWDGFTGQRSKVYQEHEKRCWSVDFNLMDPKLLASGSDDAKVKLWSTNLDNSVASIEAKANVCCVKFSPTSRYHLAFGCADHCVHYYDLRNTKQPIMVFKGHRKAVSYAKFVNGEEIVSASTDSQLKLWNVNKPHCLRSFKGHINEKNFVGLASNGDYVACGSENNSLYLYYKGLSKTLLTFKFDTVKSVLDKDKKEDDTNEFVSAVCWRALPDGESNVLIAANSQGTIKVLELV from the exons ATGTCTAGCGGGAGACAGCAGCACCAGAGCGGCGGCGgcagtagtggtggtggtggcagCGGGACAGAAGCAGGGTCTGTGCCCGGGACGAGCTCTGGTAACTCGTCCAGCCCCAACGGAGGCGCCGCGGCCAACAGAGGTAGCATCATTGCTAacgctaatgctaatgctaacccGAACGGCGGAGGCGTCTCGTCCCGGACCGAGGCGCTTCTCTCGGCCTCGCAGAGCGGCCGAGCCGGCTCTTCGGGGGCCAGCTACAGCAGGAAAAGAACCCTATATAACGGGCTTATTAACCCCTACGAGGACAAGAGCAATGATTTTGTTTG cccCATATGTTTCGAGATGATCGAGGAAGCTCACATGACGAAGTGCGGCCACAGTTTCTG TTACAAATGCATACGACAGAGTCTGGAGGACAGCAACAGATGCCCCAAGTGTAATTACATCATCGATAACGTGGATCAGCTTTATCCCAACTTCTTAG TGAACGAGCTCATCCTCAAACAGAAACAGAGGTCTGAGGAGAAGCGGCTGAAGCGGGACCACCCT AATGGAACCAAGTGGCAGTTTTTCCAGGATGTCCTTGGCACAGACCAGGAGAATCTGGATTTAGCAAATGTCAACTACATGTTGGAGCTCCTGGTGCAGAAAAAGAAGCAGCTGGAAGCG GAATCGCAAGAAGCTCAGCGGCAGATCTTAATGGAGTTCCTGAAGGAAGCTCGACGAAATAAAAGAGAG CAACTGGAGCAGTTACAGAAGGAGCTGAACTTTTTAGAGGAGGACATAAAGCGTGTTGAG GAAATGAGTGGCCTCTACTCAACAGTGAGTGACATGGATTCCAATCTGGACAGCACCGTTCCCCAGTTTGGAGAAGCCCACTCTCCTGCTCACAA CAGCATGATCGAACCCACAGAATATATCCAGCCTCCACAGTTTGGCGGGAGTTCACAG GGTAAACGTCAGACCTGGTACAACAGCACTCTGGCCTCCCGCAGGAAGAGGCTCACGGCACACTTTGAGGACCTGGAGCAGTGTTACTTCTCCAACAGGATGTCTCGAATCACAG ACGACAGCAGGACTGTTAACCAGCTGGACGATTTCATGGAGTGTCTCTCTAAGTTCACTCGATACAACTCTGTGCGTCCTCTGGCCACTCTCTCCTACGCCAGTGACCTCTACAACGGCTCCAGTATTGTTTCTAG CATCGAGTTTGACCGCGACTGTGATTACTTTGCCATCGCCGGTGTCACCAAGAAAATTAAAGTGTTCGAATACGGGACGGTGATTCAGGACGCCGTGGACATTCATTATCCTGTCAACGAGATGACGTGCAACTCCAAAATTag ctgTATCAGCTGGAGTAGCTACCATAAGAACCTGCTCGCGAGCAGCGACTACGAGGGAACGGTTATCCTTTGGGACGGGTTCACAGGACAGAGATCAAAGGTTTATCAG GAGCACGAGAAGAGATGCTGGAGTGTGGACTTCAACCTGATGGATCCCAAACTCTTGGCTTCAGGCTCCGACGATGCAAAAG TGAAGCTGTGGTCTACTAACCTCGACAACTCCGTTGCCAGCATCGAAGCGAAGGCCAACGTGTGCTGTGTGAAGTTCAGCCCAACGTCTCGGTATCACCTTGCCTTCGGCTGCGCag ACCACTGTGTCCATTACTACGACCTGAGGAACACTAAGCAGCCCATCATGGTCTTCAAAGGTCACCGGAAGGCAGTGTCTTACGCCAAGTTCGTCAACGGAGAAGAGATCGTGTCAGC CTCCACGGACAGTCAGCTGAAGCTCTGGAACGTGAACAAGCCGCACTGCCTGCGCTCCTTCAAGGGCCACATCAACGAGAAGAACTTTGTGGGTCTGGCCTCCAATGGAGACTATGTTGCATGTG GAAGTGAAAACAACTCTCTGTACTTGTACTACAAGGGGCTGTCCAAGACGCTGCTGACCTTCAAGTTTGACACTGTGAAGAGCGTCCTGGATAAGGACAAGAAGGAAGACGACACTAATGAGTTTGTCAGTGCCGTGTGCTGGAGAGCGCTACCGGACGGG
- the cop1 gene encoding E3 ubiquitin-protein ligase COP1 isoform X1, whose amino-acid sequence MSSGRQQHQSGGGSSGGGGSGTEAGSVPGTSSGNSSSPNGGAAANRGSIIANANANANPNGGGVSSRTEALLSASQSGRAGSSGASYSRKRTLYNGLINPYEDKSNDFVCPICFEMIEEAHMTKCGHSFCYKCIRQSLEDSNRCPKCNYIIDNVDQLYPNFLVNELILKQKQRSEEKRLKRDHPNGTKWQFFQDVLGTDQENLDLANVNYMLELLVQKKKQLEAESQEAQRQILMEFLKEARRNKREQLEQLQKELNFLEEDIKRVEEMSGLYSTVSDMDSNLDSTVPQFGEAHSPAHNSSMIEPTEYIQPPQFGGSSQGKRQTWYNSTLASRRKRLTAHFEDLEQCYFSNRMSRITDDSRTVNQLDDFMECLSKFTRYNSVRPLATLSYASDLYNGSSIVSSIEFDRDCDYFAIAGVTKKIKVFEYGTVIQDAVDIHYPVNEMTCNSKISCISWSSYHKNLLASSDYEGTVILWDGFTGQRSKVYQEHEKRCWSVDFNLMDPKLLASGSDDAKVKLWSTNLDNSVASIEAKANVCCVKFSPTSRYHLAFGCADHCVHYYDLRNTKQPIMVFKGHRKAVSYAKFVNGEEIVSASTDSQLKLWNVNKPHCLRSFKGHINEKNFVGLASNGDYVACGSENNSLYLYYKGLSKTLLTFKFDTVKSVLDKDKKEDDTNEFVSAVCWRALPDGESNVLIAANSQGTIKVLELV is encoded by the exons ATGTCTAGCGGGAGACAGCAGCACCAGAGCGGCGGCGgcagtagtggtggtggtggcagCGGGACAGAAGCAGGGTCTGTGCCCGGGACGAGCTCTGGTAACTCGTCCAGCCCCAACGGAGGCGCCGCGGCCAACAGAGGTAGCATCATTGCTAacgctaatgctaatgctaacccGAACGGCGGAGGCGTCTCGTCCCGGACCGAGGCGCTTCTCTCGGCCTCGCAGAGCGGCCGAGCCGGCTCTTCGGGGGCCAGCTACAGCAGGAAAAGAACCCTATATAACGGGCTTATTAACCCCTACGAGGACAAGAGCAATGATTTTGTTTG cccCATATGTTTCGAGATGATCGAGGAAGCTCACATGACGAAGTGCGGCCACAGTTTCTG TTACAAATGCATACGACAGAGTCTGGAGGACAGCAACAGATGCCCCAAGTGTAATTACATCATCGATAACGTGGATCAGCTTTATCCCAACTTCTTAG TGAACGAGCTCATCCTCAAACAGAAACAGAGGTCTGAGGAGAAGCGGCTGAAGCGGGACCACCCT AATGGAACCAAGTGGCAGTTTTTCCAGGATGTCCTTGGCACAGACCAGGAGAATCTGGATTTAGCAAATGTCAACTACATGTTGGAGCTCCTGGTGCAGAAAAAGAAGCAGCTGGAAGCG GAATCGCAAGAAGCTCAGCGGCAGATCTTAATGGAGTTCCTGAAGGAAGCTCGACGAAATAAAAGAGAG CAACTGGAGCAGTTACAGAAGGAGCTGAACTTTTTAGAGGAGGACATAAAGCGTGTTGAG GAAATGAGTGGCCTCTACTCAACAGTGAGTGACATGGATTCCAATCTGGACAGCACCGTTCCCCAGTTTGGAGAAGCCCACTCTCCTGCTCACAA CAGCAGCATGATCGAACCCACAGAATATATCCAGCCTCCACAGTTTGGCGGGAGTTCACAG GGTAAACGTCAGACCTGGTACAACAGCACTCTGGCCTCCCGCAGGAAGAGGCTCACGGCACACTTTGAGGACCTGGAGCAGTGTTACTTCTCCAACAGGATGTCTCGAATCACAG ACGACAGCAGGACTGTTAACCAGCTGGACGATTTCATGGAGTGTCTCTCTAAGTTCACTCGATACAACTCTGTGCGTCCTCTGGCCACTCTCTCCTACGCCAGTGACCTCTACAACGGCTCCAGTATTGTTTCTAG CATCGAGTTTGACCGCGACTGTGATTACTTTGCCATCGCCGGTGTCACCAAGAAAATTAAAGTGTTCGAATACGGGACGGTGATTCAGGACGCCGTGGACATTCATTATCCTGTCAACGAGATGACGTGCAACTCCAAAATTag ctgTATCAGCTGGAGTAGCTACCATAAGAACCTGCTCGCGAGCAGCGACTACGAGGGAACGGTTATCCTTTGGGACGGGTTCACAGGACAGAGATCAAAGGTTTATCAG GAGCACGAGAAGAGATGCTGGAGTGTGGACTTCAACCTGATGGATCCCAAACTCTTGGCTTCAGGCTCCGACGATGCAAAAG TGAAGCTGTGGTCTACTAACCTCGACAACTCCGTTGCCAGCATCGAAGCGAAGGCCAACGTGTGCTGTGTGAAGTTCAGCCCAACGTCTCGGTATCACCTTGCCTTCGGCTGCGCag ACCACTGTGTCCATTACTACGACCTGAGGAACACTAAGCAGCCCATCATGGTCTTCAAAGGTCACCGGAAGGCAGTGTCTTACGCCAAGTTCGTCAACGGAGAAGAGATCGTGTCAGC CTCCACGGACAGTCAGCTGAAGCTCTGGAACGTGAACAAGCCGCACTGCCTGCGCTCCTTCAAGGGCCACATCAACGAGAAGAACTTTGTGGGTCTGGCCTCCAATGGAGACTATGTTGCATGTG GAAGTGAAAACAACTCTCTGTACTTGTACTACAAGGGGCTGTCCAAGACGCTGCTGACCTTCAAGTTTGACACTGTGAAGAGCGTCCTGGATAAGGACAAGAAGGAAGACGACACTAATGAGTTTGTCAGTGCCGTGTGCTGGAGAGCGCTACCGGACGGG